A window of Nocardia arthritidis genomic DNA:
CGGTGACGTCTCGTTCATCGCCGCCCTGCCGCTGGTCGCGGCGCTGGGGCTGCTGCTGCGGCGGGTGCGGGTGACACCGCCGCGGGTGATCTTCCTGCTCGGCTCGGCGGCGGGGGTCGCGATCCTGTCCGGCGTCGGCGTCGGCGTGGGGTCGTGGAACATCGGCAACCTGATCGCGCTGATCGCCATGCTGGCCATGGCGTTCAGCTACCTGGGTCGCGACTGGCACGACGGCACCCTCAACAATCACGAGATCACCGCGCTCACCGTCGGATTGGGCGCCGCGGGTGTCGCGCTCACCTCGGTGCTGCAGGGCGATGGCATGCCGCACGTCCACACGCACGCCTCCGCGGCCGTCCTCTGGGCCGCCATCGCCTGCGCCGGACTGCTGAACGTGCTCAACGTATTCCTGATGAATTACGGCTTCGAGCGCGTCGACCCGGTGCAGGGCGGCAACCTGCTGACCCTGGAATGCGTCTGGGGTCTGCTGTTCGGATTGATCTTCTACCAACAGATTCCGACGATCAGCGGCCTGATCGGCGGCGCGGTCATCGTCGGCTGCGCGGTGGGCTTGAATATGGCCGATCGATCATCCGCTCCGGACAGACCGCCTCCCGAAATCGGATCGGTC
This region includes:
- a CDS encoding DMT family transporter: MGTLSGIDGTAISSKVVDLRGVGALVLLTASFAMNTVFARFLDSGFTVAQQVYLRSCVAFLLALLAFCRWIRWRTVLRSGKREWGVLAVRAILLYVVGTTLFSKAATLTTVGDVSFIAALPLVAALGLLLRRVRVTPPRVIFLLGSAAGVAILSGVGVGVGSWNIGNLIALIAMLAMAFSYLGRDWHDGTLNNHEITALTVGLGAAGVALTSVLQGDGMPHVHTHASAAVLWAAIACAGLLNVLNVFLMNYGFERVDPVQGGNLLTLECVWGLLFGLIFYQQIPTISGLIGGAVIVGCAVGLNMADRSSAPDRPPPEIGSVEEISELTRVE